One Yoonia sp. BS5-3 genomic window carries:
- a CDS encoding Lrp/AsnC family transcriptional regulator, with the protein MDKPLDSFDSKILDHLAVDGRISVTDLARRIGLSKSPTQARLKRLEDQKIILGYTALFDPIRLGRDHVTFVEVKLSDTREAALAAFNNAVINIPEIEQCHLIAGAFDYLLKVRTTGMTGYRAVLAEKISTLPHVSNTSTYVAMQAVKEDGPTPL; encoded by the coding sequence ATGGATAAACCGCTGGATTCCTTTGATAGCAAGATTCTTGATCATCTTGCGGTGGATGGGCGGATCAGTGTTACTGATCTGGCGCGGCGCATCGGGCTTTCAAAATCGCCAACCCAAGCGCGGCTGAAACGGCTTGAGGATCAAAAGATCATCCTTGGTTACACCGCCCTATTTGATCCAATCCGGCTTGGGCGGGACCATGTGACCTTTGTTGAGGTCAAGCTCAGCGACACGCGCGAGGCGGCGCTGGCAGCCTTTAACAATGCCGTGATCAACATCCCCGAGATTGAGCAATGCCACCTGATCGCAGGGGCGTTTGATTACCTTTTGAAGGTGCGCACAACTGGTATGACCGGGTATCGTGCTGTTTTGGCAGAGAAAATATCGACCCTGCCGCATGTGTCCAACACATCGACCTATGTAGCGATGCAGGCTGTCAAAGAAGACGGACCTACACCGCTTTGA